The nucleotide window GATAGGGCGATCCGTTGGCGACGAGGACCGCGTAATAGTACGGTGTTGCCGATTCCACCGTCATGTCCACGAGCACGTACCGGCGATTATCCGCGAGGTATTCGTATGGATTGATGATCTTGTGCATGAGGTCATTGTTGAGCGCGAATGGCGTTGAGAGCGCGGTCGTCTTGCTCCGGTACACGATGAACGAGAACGCATTGCTTACGTTCTGCGGAAGTTCCCATGATATGCGAATGCCGATGCCGGGTGCCATTTCCGCACGGATATTGGTCACCGTGTATACGCGCGGATCGGTCTTTTCCGGCTTCGTCATGACAACGACGTTCGACTTCGGGGTCAGCGGCGGTATGTCGATGTCGAAAAGATCGTCCTTTTTAGCGTTCGTCTTCTGCGTAACGACGACGGACACCGTTGCGCGCGGCTTTACTTCCGCCGAGAGCGTGGTGTAGGTGTGGTTCGCGAGGAACTGCTTGACGATGTTCCCGTTCATGTTGAGCATGATGGCATAGTAATAGGCGCGTGCAAGATCGATGTGCCGGTCGACGAACACCGATTCATGGTATTCCAATTCGTCGATGGAGGTCGCCTTCGCGAGCGCCCCCTCGTTCGCTATCGGGGCATCCGAACGGTAGATGGTGTAATTGCCGGCGGCGGCGAGCGGTTCCCACATGACGATGATGGAACGCGTATTGGGTTCATAGAACGATTTGATGTTCCTTACGAATCCGTTGTCTTCAGGCCCGGCGGCGGTGACCTTTACGCCCATGGATGTATACGATTGATCGATGACGAGCACGCGCTGTTCGACGCCCTTGAGGGAAGCGGTCACTGCGTAGTAGTATGTCCCCGGCGGCGGCGCATCGACATAGCTCCCGATATTGTCGCCGACCGTGCCGACGAGACGCGCGGTTTCGAACGCGGTGATGGTGCTTATCGCGGTGGTGCTCCGGTATATCTTATACGTTACGCCGCTTGTCGGGACATCGACCCAAGTTACGACCGCTTTGGCGCCGCTCTTGTCCCGTTCCGCGGCGACGAGCGTGACATACGAGCCCGATGTCACGACGCTCTTCGTATCGGGGGTTTTCATCTCCTGCGCGGCAAGGTTCGTTTCGCGCACGATGTTCGTCACCGACGGTTTTTTCTTCCGCGTGATTATCTTCTTCGTGTCCGCATCGTCCGAGTCTTCAAGCCATGCAGCGGAGACGATGAGGCAGGTGAGGAAGCCTGCACATACGATAAGAAGTGACCGTGCTCGCATGATAGTCCTTGCCCGTGATGGGAAGAGGCCCCGGACACAATACGCCCGTGAAGACCTTAACATAATTTTCGGTATTATTCAAAGAAATATTGAGCGGTTTTACCATACAGAGAACCTCGAAAAACCCGGTTTTTGAGGGCATCCGCCTCAGAAAGACAGCACGACGGCATGATCATACAGTGGCAACGGATGCTTCCTTTGCTCGCTTTTCCATCTCGAGGAGCGTCGCATGCAGACATCCGGCGATCTCACGCCAATGGTCGGCCGTGTTCGGCCCCGTATCGAAGCGCATCATCTCGCCGATGAACACGCGAACCTTTTTCGGCGACGGGAGCATGCGGTCTCTGGGGAAGCCTTCGTACGCACCTTGTATATAGATGGGAAGTACCGGTGCGCGCAGCGTGCACACGAGCATTCCGATACCGGGCTTAAATGGCTTGACAGCTCCGTCCGCGGTACGCGTCCCTTCCGGGAACATGATGATATTCATACCCTGCTGCATTTCATCCGCGCAGAACCGGAACGAGGCCGAATCAACCCTTCCGCGATCGATGGGGATGCTGTTGGCGAGCAGAAAACTCGCCATGCGTCGGAACGCGGAGGTGAAAAAGTAGTCCTTCGCGGCAAGGCTTCGCACGCTGTTGCGCCGGGAAAGCGGGAAGGCGGATACGAGCACGGGCGCATCGAGATGACTTGCGTGGTTCGCGATGATAATAGCCCCCCTGACGCCGTGTGCGCGTGCGCGCCCATGATACTCTATCCGATGATAGACGGAGAGGTAGACCCGAATGACGATGTTCAGGAAGAACCGCACAGCATTTGAAATGAAAGTATTCCGGACGAGATCGAAATCGTTCGGCGGCGACTCGAACTCCCAGTATTCCGTCGGCGGTGTTCCGACACCAAGATCATGTTCCATAGTAAAAGAACCTCAGGAAATGAAAGAACGCCGGGGCGACAAGGATGAGACTGTCGAAACGGTCGAGCAGTCCGCCATGACCGGGGATGAAGCTCCCGGTGTCCTTGATGCTCAGATCACGTTTTATGAATGAAATGACAAGATCACCGAGCATGCCGAGCACGGAAACGAGTGCCGCGAGCAGCAGCATGATCGGTACCTCGACGTACGGTACGAGCAGCCGCAGAAATAATGCAAGTACTATCACCGATATGAGAGCGCCCAGCGCGCCTTCAATCGTTTTATTGGGGCTGATCAACGGGATGAGCTTGTGCTTGCCGAGTATCTTGCCCCACACATAGGCGAACGCATCATTCGACTCCACGAGTACGATAAGTATGAAGATATATTCAATGCCGTGCGGAAGATTACGGATATAGGCGACATGCGACAGGAACCATCCGAAGTAGATGATGCCGAGTATGCCGAGGCAGGTCTGCTGTATCATATGGGTGAATCGCCCGCGGATTATCGGCAGTACGATAATGAACGAGGCGGCGAATACGGGGAACGCCTGATAAAATCCGTAATCGAAAAGAAAAATGGGAATAAAGATCACCGTGATCGCGATGGAGGCTGCGATCATGAGCGGACGGTCCTTCCATAATCCCGTCGCCCGGGCATATTCATTGAAACAGAAAAGCGAAAGCATGAGCATGACGGCCTGGAATGCATGCCTGCCGAGGACGAGCGGTATCAAGAGCGGAGGGATTATCACGAACCAGGCAAAGAACCGGGTCCACAGCGTTTTGATTTCCTGTCTGCGCACGAGGAGCACGATCGTCAGGATGCCGGTCAGTACTCCGAACCCCGTCATAATACCTGCGGCGAGTATGAGTACCGTTGCTCCGATGGGACTGATGGTCATGCGATCATTCTCCCGGTGCAATACGATCGTATCGCACCGGCTCCAATGTGCCGCCGCCAGAAGC belongs to Spirochaetota bacterium and includes:
- a CDS encoding lysophospholipid acyltransferase family protein, which encodes MEHDLGVGTPPTEYWEFESPPNDFDLVRNTFISNAVRFFLNIVIRVYLSVYHRIEYHGRARAHGVRGAIIIANHASHLDAPVLVSAFPLSRRNSVRSLAAKDYFFTSAFRRMASFLLANSIPIDRGRVDSASFRFCADEMQQGMNIIMFPEGTRTADGAVKPFKPGIGMLVCTLRAPVLPIYIQGAYEGFPRDRMLPSPKKVRVFIGEMMRFDTGPNTADHWREIAGCLHATLLEMEKRAKEASVATV
- a CDS encoding phosphatidate cytidylyltransferase — protein: MTISPIGATVLILAAGIMTGFGVLTGILTIVLLVRRQEIKTLWTRFFAWFVIIPPLLIPLVLGRHAFQAVMLMLSLFCFNEYARATGLWKDRPLMIAASIAITVIFIPIFLFDYGFYQAFPVFAASFIIVLPIIRGRFTHMIQQTCLGILGIIYFGWFLSHVAYIRNLPHGIEYIFILIVLVESNDAFAYVWGKILGKHKLIPLISPNKTIEGALGALISVIVLALFLRLLVPYVEVPIMLLLAALVSVLGMLGDLVISFIKRDLSIKDTGSFIPGHGGLLDRFDSLILVAPAFFHFLRFFYYGT